A segment of the Anaerolineae bacterium genome:
CCTGACTCCTGTTCTTCCTCCAGATACATCGCCATGGATTTTTATCCCGGTGATGATGTTAGCCGGGATTTTGATGGGCGCTTTTTGGGGTCTTATCCCTGGCTTTCTCAAAGCGAAATATAACGTCAACGAAATCATTTCGACGTTGATGATGAACTATATTGCGGTAGCCTGGAATAACTTTTTTATTTACGCGGTTTGGAGTGAAAGTGGATTCCAGATGAGTCCCATGTTTACCAAAAATGCATGGTTACCGCGTTTAACCGATTATTCCAAGTTGGTACCGGCTTTTCGCGGGTTGACCACGCATTTGGGTTTGCTGTTCGGAATTCTGGCAGCAGTTTTGATCTGGTTTATTCTCTATCGCAGTAAGTGGGGCTATGAAATCCGTCTGATCGGGGATAACCCTCAGGCGGCCCGGTATGCCGGCCTCAACATCACACGCAATACCATCCTGGTCATGATGCTCTCAGGGGGATTAGCAGGGCTGGCAGGAATGTCAGAGATTACCGGGGTTGTGCATCGCCTGCAAGGGGCAATCTCGCCAGGCTATGGCTTTACCGGCATTATTGTGGCCTGGTTGGCAAAGTTGAATCCATTTGCCGTGATCCTGGTTTCAATCCTATTCGGGGCGCTGATTCTTGCCGGGCGTGAGATTCAACCCTCGGGAATTCCCAAGATGATTCAAGGCGTCATCTTGGTCTGCTTAATTGCCAGTGATTACTTCCTCCGTTATCAAATTCGCATTGTCCGCCGGGAGTAGGAGGCTTTATGGATCCAATCATTATTTTACAAGCTGGTGTGGCAAGCGGGACAGTCTTATTGTTTGCAACGATTGGAGAAATCTTTGCTGAACGTTCAGGGGTGATGAACCTGGGTGTGGAAGGTATGATGTTGCTTGGGGCGATGAGCGCCTTCAGCATTGCAATCAAAACCGGTAATCCGTGGTTGGGTTTATTGGTAGCAATGATTGCTGCGGGATTGATCAGCCAGATTCATGCCTTCATCAGTATCCATCTCCAGGCTGATCAGGTTGTGAGTGGTCTGGCGTTAGGGTTTTTAGCAACCGGCATCAGCCTGGTTTTAG
Coding sequences within it:
- a CDS encoding Nucleoside ABC transporter, permease protein 1, which gives rise to MTTETAKSTSHLFPYRIVFEQRLKEPSRAVSLLITTFAIVVALFIGGLVIAQAGGDPIRSYRHIAKASFGNIGVFSDTLVKATPLILVGLACSVAFRSRLWNIGAEGQFFVGAFGASAIVLTPVLPPDTSPWIFIPVMMLAGILMGAFWGLIPGFLKAKYNVNEIISTLMMNYIAVAWNNFFIYAVWSESGFQMSPMFTKNAWLPRLTDYSKLVPAFRGLTTHLGLLFGILAAVLIWFILYRSKWGYEIRLIGDNPQAARYAGLNITRNTILVMMLSGGLAGLAGMSEITGVVHRLQGAISPGYGFTGIIVAWLAKLNPFAVILVSILFGALILAGREIQPSGIPKMIQGVILVCLIASDYFLRYQIRIVRRE